One genomic region from Clostridium saccharobutylicum DSM 13864 encodes:
- a CDS encoding phage scaffolding protein, producing MAKLKDIIGEEVFKHLPQEKQKEYENRDYEDISSGAYIPKKRFDKVNEDAKAYKIQMIEKEKEILDLKDQYKDVDGLRSKITELQDANKMQKEVYDKQLKDVAFNNALEKGIDTFNVKDKTLIMTLLNKENLKFNGETIEGLKEQMECIKKERDYLFEKEINGTSSFSTGGTEFTSREKKNFATELGKEKAAMNTRGIEAFTK from the coding sequence GTGGCAAAATTAAAGGATATTATAGGGGAAGAAGTATTTAAACATCTTCCACAAGAGAAGCAAAAGGAATATGAAAATAGGGATTATGAAGATATTTCAAGTGGAGCTTATATTCCTAAAAAGCGTTTTGATAAAGTAAATGAAGATGCTAAAGCTTACAAAATTCAGATGATTGAAAAAGAAAAAGAAATTTTAGATTTAAAAGATCAATATAAAGATGTTGATGGATTAAGAAGTAAGATTACTGAACTTCAGGATGCAAACAAAATGCAAAAGGAAGTATATGATAAGCAGCTAAAGGATGTTGCTTTTAATAATGCTTTGGAAAAAGGAATAGATACCTTTAATGTTAAAGACAAAACTTTAATTATGACTCTATTGAACAAAGAAAATCTTAAATTTAATGGGGAAACCATTGAAGGGCTTAAGGAACAAATGGAATGTATTAAGAAGGAACGTGATTATCTATTTGAAAAAGAAATCAACGGGACAAGTTCCTTTAGTACTGGTGGAACAGAGTTTACCAGCAGAGAAAAAAAGAATTTTGCAACAGAATTAGGAAAGGAAAAGGCTGCAATGAATACAAGAGGAATTGAGGCTTTTACCAAATAA
- a CDS encoding phage portal protein produces MYLNYNNENKGIREVLLNLPDIEKYERELVRKDYIFYKGRCIVPIDKVYEDKALLGQNWEINDNCDYKPTQDIRNKVKPLLKKQARWMFGVKPTLKLKCDNKHDKEKCEDLRRFIEDVLEYNSFWQSTKKAFLEATIKKRVLLRVEANPNSPLVIKYESIENFYYKEKNGKLLKVVFFEEDEENVFEECDSEKNYYIHTYYYKFDENIKERQAWYKKETYKNTELQENLTIEIDTGFSTIPCWLIKNSGELNDSFGESDLDELIDIQTQYNKTISDVRDAIRFQMYGSEAVIDGDEDDVNKFVVAPGALHAVKTRDELLESGKQAQIQRLEYNMGNNTAVEAYLDRAEADMNFTMDMPKISDLNSIASAKAIGYLYNDLIARCEDKWNDWTPAFIGLFEFIKEVGVTCYPQIYDKSWNKLRYTTLFEHNYPLPSDTDEKKTLAISEVNSGVRSHQSYIKDYCDAEDAKEEWNEILEEKVQIYDAENAANQNNNDYENLKTNLEHIGSSKNKEVTSNDDNDSINSENIKKNNDSSKENISNNKNIKDN; encoded by the coding sequence ATGTATTTAAACTACAATAATGAAAATAAAGGTATAAGAGAAGTATTGCTTAATCTGCCTGATATTGAAAAGTATGAAAGAGAACTAGTGAGAAAAGATTATATATTTTACAAGGGTAGATGTATAGTTCCTATAGATAAAGTTTATGAGGATAAAGCACTTTTAGGTCAAAATTGGGAGATTAATGATAATTGTGATTACAAGCCTACTCAAGATATAAGAAATAAGGTTAAGCCTCTTTTAAAGAAACAAGCTAGATGGATGTTTGGAGTTAAGCCAACTCTTAAGTTAAAATGTGATAATAAACATGATAAAGAAAAGTGTGAGGACCTTAGAAGATTTATTGAAGATGTATTAGAGTATAATTCTTTTTGGCAATCAACTAAAAAAGCATTTTTAGAAGCTACAATAAAAAAGAGAGTATTACTTAGAGTTGAAGCAAACCCTAATTCTCCATTGGTTATAAAATATGAATCAATAGAGAATTTTTATTATAAAGAAAAAAATGGGAAGCTTCTAAAAGTTGTATTCTTTGAAGAAGATGAAGAAAATGTATTTGAGGAATGTGATTCAGAAAAAAATTATTATATCCATACCTATTATTATAAGTTTGATGAAAATATTAAAGAGCGCCAAGCATGGTATAAAAAAGAAACTTACAAAAATACAGAATTGCAAGAAAATCTAACAATAGAAATTGATACAGGTTTTTCGACTATTCCGTGTTGGCTTATTAAGAATAGTGGTGAGTTAAATGATTCTTTTGGTGAATCAGATCTTGATGAATTAATAGATATTCAAACTCAATATAATAAAACAATTTCAGATGTCAGAGATGCTATTAGATTTCAAATGTATGGATCAGAAGCTGTTATTGATGGTGACGAGGATGATGTTAATAAATTTGTTGTTGCTCCAGGTGCATTACATGCAGTAAAAACTAGAGATGAATTATTGGAATCAGGAAAGCAGGCTCAAATTCAACGATTGGAATATAACATGGGAAATAACACAGCTGTTGAAGCTTATTTAGATAGAGCAGAAGCAGACATGAATTTCACTATGGATATGCCAAAGATATCCGATTTAAATAGTATTGCAAGTGCTAAAGCTATTGGATACTTATACAATGATTTAATTGCAAGATGCGAAGATAAGTGGAATGATTGGACACCAGCATTTATTGGATTATTTGAATTTATAAAAGAAGTTGGGGTAACTTGTTATCCGCAAATCTATGATAAATCATGGAATAAATTGAGATATACAACTTTATTTGAACACAATTATCCATTACCAAGTGATACTGATGAAAAGAAAACTCTTGCAATATCAGAAGTTAATAGTGGGGTGAGATCGCATCAATCATATATCAAAGACTATTGTGATGCAGAAGATGCAAAGGAAGAATGGAATGAAATCTTAGAAGAAAAGGTTCAAATATATGATGCAGAAAATGCTGCTAATCAGAATAATAATGATTATGAAAATTTAAAAACCAACTTAGAGCATATTGGCAGTTCAAAAAATAAGGAAGTTACTTCTAATGATGATAATGACTCAATTAATTCAGAAAATATAAAAAAGAATAATGACTCAAGTAAAGAGAACATTTCAAACAATAAAAATATTAAAGATAATTAG
- a CDS encoding phage tail tube protein translates to MAEVLDASRICNGSFGKVYIDGEWQSNVNECTATEEMDKKDVVTCGSTRTKYKRGATKGSGSIKGYHITSKMIQQGFKKFEVLTSLEDPEAYGYERIRLIGCMADKISLVNFKGGDLIEQETPFTYDDYELVDPIEAE, encoded by the coding sequence ATGGCAGAAGTATTAGATGCAAGCAGAATTTGTAATGGTTCATTTGGAAAGGTGTATATTGATGGAGAATGGCAAAGCAATGTAAATGAATGTACAGCAACAGAAGAAATGGACAAAAAGGATGTAGTTACATGTGGGAGTACTAGAACAAAATATAAAAGAGGAGCAACAAAGGGATCTGGAAGTATAAAAGGATATCATATAACTTCGAAAATGATTCAACAAGGATTTAAGAAATTTGAAGTTTTAACAAGTTTGGAAGATCCAGAAGCATACGGTTATGAAAGAATAAGATTAATTGGGTGTATGGCAGATAAAATAAGCTTAGTTAACTTTAAAGGTGGAGATTTAATTGAACAAGAAACTCCTTTTACTTATGATGATTACGAATTAGTAGATCCAATAGAAGCTGAATAA
- a CDS encoding phage tail sheath subtilisin-like domain-containing protein: MATGSWNENNRPTIPGWYNRFKNNADERIGTGIHGVLAMPIKANWGPVKTVTTINKEKELINNFGSDINFTAYKLGRLALLGQPKELLLYRLVDGSEKTSTLTLKNSEVVPADVIKLESKYPTTRLFNVTIRTNIANESKKDFLLFEGTKQIFSISALSGTIDEIVNAINKNSENDYIVASKVSGGTGILANVVNAELTGGNDGTSAITNEHYLDAMSTFEGYGMDGFVLDGVTDEGLQASVKYWIIKNKEEGNNIIAFVGGGKDDSIEQANSKSKEFNHEDIVNVFCKASYEGDMYNQAEIAVYIAALATGKGLKDSICNAITIFDDVSPRLSKADIENALSSGTLVLAKDADDVIVVDDVNTYKNYTDEKGEVFGSIRAVKFMNAVDGDTSLKRKEFVGKTSNNDTGRTLILCALKQYFETLYKAGVIDSDFTVEIDKELQANAQSDEFFWKWSAKYVDVIKRIYGTGNVTK, encoded by the coding sequence ATGGCTACAGGAAGTTGGAATGAAAACAACAGACCAACAATACCAGGTTGGTATAACAGATTTAAGAATAATGCAGATGAAAGAATAGGAACAGGAATTCATGGTGTTTTAGCAATGCCAATTAAAGCTAATTGGGGACCAGTTAAAACAGTTACAACTATTAATAAGGAGAAGGAATTAATAAATAATTTTGGAAGTGACATAAACTTTACAGCTTATAAATTAGGAAGATTAGCATTACTTGGGCAGCCAAAGGAACTTTTATTATATCGACTTGTGGATGGATCAGAAAAAACTTCTACTTTAACTCTTAAAAATAGTGAAGTAGTTCCAGCTGATGTGATAAAGCTAGAAAGTAAATATCCAACTACTAGATTATTTAATGTAACTATTAGAACTAATATTGCAAATGAATCAAAGAAAGATTTCTTATTATTTGAAGGAACTAAACAAATATTTTCTATAAGTGCATTAAGTGGAACTATTGATGAAATAGTAAATGCTATTAATAAAAATAGTGAAAATGATTATATAGTTGCTAGTAAAGTTTCAGGAGGTACAGGAATATTAGCAAATGTGGTTAATGCAGAATTAACTGGTGGAAATGATGGAACTAGTGCAATAACTAATGAACACTATTTAGATGCAATGAGTACTTTTGAAGGTTATGGCATGGATGGATTTGTATTAGATGGAGTTACAGATGAAGGACTTCAGGCCAGCGTAAAGTATTGGATTATTAAGAACAAAGAGGAAGGAAATAATATAATTGCATTTGTTGGCGGTGGAAAGGATGATTCGATAGAGCAAGCTAATTCTAAATCTAAAGAATTTAATCATGAAGATATAGTCAATGTATTCTGTAAGGCTTCTTATGAAGGTGATATGTATAATCAAGCAGAAATTGCAGTATATATTGCAGCACTAGCAACAGGAAAGGGATTGAAAGATAGTATTTGTAATGCAATTACTATTTTTGATGATGTAAGTCCAAGACTTTCTAAAGCAGATATTGAAAATGCATTATCCTCTGGAACATTAGTATTAGCAAAAGATGCTGATGATGTAATTGTAGTAGATGATGTTAACACATATAAAAATTATACTGATGAAAAGGGAGAGGTATTTGGATCAATCCGTGCAGTCAAATTTATGAATGCAGTTGATGGTGATACATCTCTTAAAAGAAAAGAGTTTGTAGGTAAAACTAGCAATAATGATACTGGAAGAACATTAATACTATGTGCTTTAAAGCAATATTTTGAAACACTTTATAAAGCAGGAGTTATTGATTCAGATTTTACTGTTGAAATTGATAAAGAACTACAAGCAAATGCACAATCAGATGAATTTTTCTGGAAGTGGAGTGCTAAGTATGTTGATGTTATAAAAAGAATTTATGGTACTGGAAATGTTACAAAATAA
- a CDS encoding phage tail assembly chaperone translates to MEKKVNDEKILDMKEKDILSKLMGTHQVPKVTVLIERLGIPVELKGLTEREISQIRKECMGPRKKVKGEWVEKVNNAEFDAGIIVAGTTNFDWNNQQLLDSIKVSDGKQYIRKTLLAGEISNLVNKVLELSGFNDELEEAEDIKNS, encoded by the coding sequence ATGGAAAAGAAAGTTAATGATGAAAAGATTTTAGATATGAAGGAAAAGGATATATTAAGTAAACTAATGGGAACTCATCAAGTGCCTAAAGTTACTGTACTTATTGAAAGATTAGGAATTCCAGTTGAACTTAAGGGATTAACAGAAAGAGAAATATCTCAAATAAGAAAAGAATGTATGGGACCACGTAAAAAAGTCAAAGGTGAATGGGTAGAAAAAGTAAACAATGCTGAATTTGATGCAGGAATAATAGTGGCAGGTACTACTAATTTTGATTGGAACAATCAACAATTGCTTGATTCAATAAAAGTAAGCGATGGAAAACAATATATAAGAAAAACTTTATTAGCTGGAGAAATATCAAACTTAGTAAATAAAGTATTAGAATTAAGTGGATTCAATGATGAATTAGAGGAAGCAGAAGATATAAAAAACTCATAA
- a CDS encoding phage tail tape measure protein — MAAKQVDKVHVDVSISGDNKTKNKLKAIEAMAEQTRRKLEALSKINASPTVKLNDQISSKLNEVQEKIDKLKNSSANVNANVKAKDEASGTLDKIQEKIDGLIKAGGQKVLSFATSGVESSIKNYSEYEKTMSKIKATTKTTDSEMKDLDATAKKLGSSSGWSAINIAEAEKALGESGLSAKETISALPGVLNLATAGEMDLSKAAEMAGSTLTAFNLNGSDSAHVADMLTASANETNSDLNELGETMKVLAPTSSSLGISFEDTAVAAALLSGQNIKGAEAAKLLSRTIGKLSSPTKEASQLMKEHGISAYDAEGKMKPLSGIVENLNSSLKDLTNQQRFNILSTVFGTDNVNGVIALLNEGGDSFEELSKKVRNANGETQKMADTKMDNLSGQWNRLKAVATTMSVTLGERLAPYAKQFVDWFIEKVPVITDKIVGFVDYISNNIGAIKELGGALLSLEAGIKIFSGIEKVKSAFNGVKSLINIFKGAGVAAETAEVAGGLEEAGAAGEVLAASLGPVGIAIGTIAGGLLLVSANNDLMNKGLATTTDKLGPLEKIMNFLNGDIYKSKKEMVDLGLIYDDFGEGISDNFKKAASDASKSLLKLEMNINRLTTDDKFDAKENNQLKNWVNDMAYEGINAIKAKQSEVKSELSKTFSLDGVTSAAEQGTLDYMDKFFGDGVNKELEIRDEIYKIGDNAIKDHGKLLDDDIQQLKDKAAQLQEIKLEYANAENAGELAYSKSKFASKAERVTGIDGAAELLKERGKEHQDSIDETKAKYDKTIATTQYHLDNDKNLTDADKTNLQNAINENKTARDEALKQAEAAWKSDLKTLYAAYPKAEGMFNEKTGAQLSGNDKSAQEGIDYLKGHFENLNQITHEGWYEIKNTSSNKMEDIYATVDKDTGEINGAWSRSVKWAGGYTDELKKKAKELGEANEMEMIKIQGSFSSLAASSLNANNQIIDFNGNVIGQLQGVQGAAGEAVTGIININNTPIQITSNASGQIVSMQEYKGSIDDLPPNADVHINSNADETTSSLSQTTDAANNIPNNEDIQINSNINTVEGDLSKLYNDLLKLTENPWSTIINVGKRIFESGGDDAKKGVGEQASGTNFSPEGFSTVDERGWELSDRKSVPILGGYNGNPLTYMSRGTKILNHMQSVQNMKAEVARQISQKMPNKSNTMQYQVIKSNQQIQVAGAGGISIGDIQVNVDGNQDSNTMIKEVVQVVGYKLKEALTNIKK; from the coding sequence ATGGCCGCAAAACAGGTAGATAAGGTTCATGTTGATGTTAGCATAAGTGGAGATAATAAAACTAAAAATAAGTTGAAAGCTATAGAGGCAATGGCAGAGCAAACTAGGAGAAAGCTGGAGGCTTTAAGTAAAATCAATGCTAGTCCAACTGTTAAGTTAAATGATCAAATATCAAGTAAATTAAATGAAGTTCAAGAAAAGATAGATAAACTAAAAAACTCATCAGCTAATGTAAATGCAAATGTAAAAGCTAAAGATGAAGCAAGTGGAACTTTAGATAAAATACAAGAAAAGATTGATGGATTAATAAAAGCAGGAGGGCAAAAAGTTTTATCGTTTGCTACTTCGGGTGTTGAATCATCAATAAAAAACTATTCAGAATATGAAAAGACTATGTCTAAAATTAAAGCAACAACAAAAACAACGGATAGTGAAATGAAAGACTTAGATGCAACAGCAAAGAAATTAGGTAGTTCTAGTGGATGGAGTGCTATAAATATAGCGGAAGCTGAAAAAGCGTTAGGAGAATCAGGATTAAGTGCTAAGGAAACAATATCAGCATTGCCAGGAGTATTGAATTTGGCAACTGCAGGAGAAATGGATTTATCAAAAGCAGCGGAAATGGCAGGAAGTACACTTACAGCGTTTAATTTAAATGGAAGTGATTCAGCACATGTTGCAGATATGTTAACAGCATCAGCAAATGAAACTAACTCTGATCTTAATGAATTGGGAGAAACGATGAAAGTGCTTGCACCAACAAGTTCATCATTAGGAATAAGTTTTGAAGATACAGCAGTGGCAGCAGCACTACTAAGTGGTCAAAATATAAAGGGCGCAGAAGCTGCAAAATTATTAAGCAGAACAATTGGAAAACTTTCAAGTCCTACAAAAGAAGCATCACAATTAATGAAAGAGCATGGAATAAGTGCTTATGATGCGGAAGGTAAGATGAAGCCATTAAGCGGAATTGTAGAAAATTTAAATAGTTCGTTGAAAGATCTTACAAATCAACAGAGATTTAATATATTATCTACTGTATTTGGAACTGATAATGTAAATGGTGTAATTGCATTATTAAATGAAGGTGGAGACAGTTTTGAGGAATTAAGCAAAAAAGTAAGGAATGCAAATGGTGAGACTCAAAAAATGGCTGATACTAAAATGGATAATTTATCAGGACAATGGAACAGATTAAAGGCAGTAGCGACAACTATGAGTGTTACACTAGGAGAAAGATTAGCTCCATATGCAAAGCAATTTGTGGATTGGTTTATTGAAAAAGTTCCAGTTATTACTGATAAGATAGTTGGCTTTGTAGATTACATAAGTAATAATATAGGAGCAATTAAAGAATTAGGAGGAGCTTTATTATCTTTAGAAGCTGGAATCAAGATATTTAGCGGCATTGAAAAGGTTAAGAGTGCATTTAATGGTGTAAAAAGTTTAATAAATATTTTTAAAGGAGCAGGTGTAGCAGCAGAAACTGCTGAAGTAGCTGGGGGTCTTGAGGAAGCAGGGGCTGCAGGGGAAGTGCTAGCAGCATCACTTGGTCCAGTTGGAATTGCAATAGGTACAATAGCAGGCGGACTATTGTTGGTATCAGCTAATAATGATTTAATGAATAAGGGTCTTGCAACAACAACAGATAAATTAGGTCCTCTTGAAAAAATTATGAATTTTCTAAATGGAGACATATATAAATCAAAAAAAGAAATGGTTGATTTAGGACTTATATATGATGATTTTGGAGAGGGAATTTCAGACAATTTTAAAAAAGCAGCTAGCGATGCATCTAAAAGTTTATTAAAACTAGAAATGAATATAAACAGATTAACAACAGATGATAAATTTGATGCTAAAGAAAACAATCAATTGAAGAACTGGGTAAATGATATGGCATATGAAGGGATTAATGCTATAAAAGCAAAACAATCTGAGGTTAAAAGTGAGCTTTCAAAAACATTTAGTTTAGATGGTGTAACAAGTGCAGCAGAACAAGGTACTTTAGATTATATGGATAAGTTTTTTGGAGATGGAGTAAATAAAGAACTTGAAATAAGAGATGAAATATATAAAATAGGAGACAATGCAATTAAAGACCACGGAAAATTATTGGATGATGATATACAACAACTTAAAGATAAAGCGGCTCAATTGCAAGAAATTAAACTTGAATATGCTAATGCAGAAAATGCAGGTGAACTAGCTTACTCAAAGAGTAAATTTGCAAGTAAAGCTGAAAGGGTAACTGGAATTGATGGTGCGGCTGAATTATTAAAAGAAAGGGGAAAAGAACACCAAGATTCTATAGATGAAACAAAGGCTAAATATGATAAAACCATTGCAACAACTCAATATCATTTAGATAACGATAAGAATTTAACCGATGCAGATAAGACGAATCTACAAAATGCAATAAATGAAAACAAAACAGCAAGAGATGAAGCCTTAAAACAAGCAGAGGCTGCATGGAAATCAGATTTAAAAACATTATATGCTGCATATCCAAAAGCAGAAGGTATGTTTAATGAAAAAACTGGTGCACAACTCTCAGGTAACGATAAATCAGCACAAGAAGGAATAGATTATTTAAAAGGACACTTTGAAAATTTAAATCAAATTACCCATGAAGGATGGTATGAAATTAAAAATACTTCGAGTAATAAAATGGAGGATATTTATGCAACAGTAGATAAGGATACTGGTGAAATTAATGGAGCTTGGAGTAGATCTGTGAAATGGGCTGGTGGATATACTGATGAATTGAAGAAAAAAGCCAAGGAACTTGGGGAGGCTAATGAGATGGAGATGATTAAGATACAAGGTTCATTCAGTTCTTTAGCAGCAAGTTCATTAAATGCTAATAATCAAATAATCGATTTTAATGGAAATGTAATTGGTCAATTGCAAGGTGTCCAAGGTGCTGCTGGGGAAGCAGTAACAGGAATAATCAATATAAACAATACACCAATCCAGATAACATCTAATGCGTCAGGTCAAATAGTAAGTATGCAAGAATATAAAGGTTCAATAGATGATCTTCCACCTAATGCTGATGTTCATATTAATAGCAATGCTGATGAGACTACGTCTAGCCTAAGTCAAACGACAGATGCAGCTAATAATATTCCTAATAATGAAGATATTCAGATAAACAGTAATATAAATACTGTGGAGGGTGATTTAAGTAAATTATATAATGATTTATTAAAACTAACAGAGAATCCTTGGAGCACTATAATTAATGTTGGGAAAAGGATATTTGAATCAGGTGGTGATGATGCGAAGAAAGGTGTTGGTGAGCAGGCTAGTGGTACCAATTTTTCACCAGAAGGATTTTCAACTGTAGATGAAAGAGGATGGGAACTTTCTGATAGAAAATCTGTACCAATTTTAGGTGGATACAACGGTAATCCATTAACTTACATGTCAAGAGGTACTAAAATATTAAATCATATGCAGTCTGTACAGAATATGAAAGCAGAAGTGGCTAGACAAATTAGTCAAAAGATGCCAAATAAATCTAATACAATGCAATATCAAGTAATTAAATCTAATCAGCAAATTCAAGTAGCTGGAGCAGGCGGAATAAGTATTGGAGATATTCAAGTAAATGTTGATGGAAACCAAGATAGCAATACCATGATAAAGGAAGTAGTTCAAGTTGTTGGGTACAAATTAAAAGAAGCTCTGACAAATATTAAGAAATAA
- a CDS encoding major capsid protein, which yields MDIKDFINSSNIALYIKELPVEETVDKALFPVKRQLGTELEFAKGAKKKAVALKMSTFDVATKIRALNVSIDVEKKEMPFFKEGVGINETARREIINAANANNENLVKALTTQLFENYAGLIEGANVQTKRMRASLIQNGIINITTNDGDIVVDYGVPKNHKKELSGTDKWNNPSADIVKDIQNFQKAITDDNYVKPTTMLLTEETFNNTFMINDAITSHLRATVNAANLILSEQDYIAFCKERLGISIVFLENTTFIPEEGVSQQPYYTDGKITLMSGTTLGYTVYGTTPEEYDKVYGSGKLDTTIVQDAIAVTTMVKEDPITVDTKVSQIVIPSFERADEVFFATVY from the coding sequence ATGGATATTAAAGATTTTATAAATTCAAGTAATATAGCTTTATACATTAAAGAACTGCCAGTTGAAGAAACAGTTGATAAAGCACTATTTCCAGTCAAAAGACAATTAGGAACAGAATTAGAATTTGCAAAAGGAGCAAAGAAGAAGGCAGTGGCATTAAAAATGTCAACCTTTGATGTTGCAACTAAGATTAGAGCGTTAAATGTTTCAATAGATGTTGAAAAGAAAGAAATGCCATTTTTTAAAGAGGGCGTTGGAATCAATGAAACAGCAAGAAGAGAAATAATAAATGCAGCTAATGCAAATAATGAGAATCTAGTTAAAGCTCTTACAACTCAGTTATTTGAAAATTATGCAGGATTAATTGAAGGTGCTAATGTTCAAACAAAGAGAATGAGAGCTTCATTAATTCAAAATGGAATAATAAATATTACTACAAATGATGGTGATATTGTTGTTGATTATGGTGTACCTAAGAATCATAAAAAAGAATTAAGTGGAACAGATAAATGGAATAATCCAAGTGCAGATATAGTAAAGGATATTCAAAATTTTCAAAAAGCAATAACTGATGATAATTATGTTAAGCCAACTACAATGTTGTTAACAGAAGAAACTTTTAATAATACATTTATGATTAATGATGCCATTACATCTCATTTACGTGCAACTGTTAATGCAGCTAATTTAATATTATCAGAGCAAGATTATATTGCTTTTTGTAAGGAGAGACTTGGAATAAGCATTGTATTTTTAGAAAATACAACATTTATTCCAGAGGAAGGTGTTTCACAACAACCTTATTATACAGACGGAAAGATAACTCTTATGAGTGGAACTACCTTAGGGTACACAGTTTATGGAACTACTCCTGAAGAATATGATAAAGTTTATGGCAGCGGTAAACTTGATACAACTATTGTTCAAGATGCTATTGCAGTTACAACAATGGTAAAAGAAGATCCAATTACAGTGGATACAAAGGTTTCTCAAATTGTTATACCAAGTTTTGAAAGAGCAGATGAAGTATTTTTTGCAACTGTGTATTAA
- a CDS encoding PBSX family phage terminase large subunit, which translates to MHNIVEEIVYSPNKYRETEGIKVNCNPDGPYHWFKVEYIDKLEEKNAVHLHFTMDDNFSLSNKVKDRYKKMYSGMFYKRYVSGLWCLAEGVIYDMFNEDIHKVDTINRRYEKYYVSIDYGTQNATVFLLWGLYEGKWYIVKEFYYSGRNASIQKSDVEYSKELKNFLGNIIPIKIIVDPSAASFITQLRDDGFKNVLKAKNNVLDGIRTVASALNLGIFYVNDICKETLKEFSSYIWDPKKLDYGVEEVLKEKDHCMDAMRYFVYTILRYDVESNYDDSVYEKGKGVNRLKVNDAYRKGGQIF; encoded by the coding sequence ATACATAATATAGTTGAAGAGATAGTCTATTCCCCTAATAAATATCGGGAAACCGAGGGTATAAAAGTTAACTGTAATCCAGATGGTCCTTATCATTGGTTTAAAGTTGAATATATTGATAAATTAGAAGAAAAAAATGCTGTGCATTTACATTTTACTATGGATGATAACTTCTCTCTTAGTAATAAAGTTAAGGATAGATATAAGAAGATGTATTCAGGCATGTTTTATAAGAGATATGTTTCAGGGTTATGGTGTCTTGCAGAAGGTGTTATTTATGATATGTTTAATGAAGATATTCATAAGGTAGATACCATTAATAGAAGATATGAAAAGTATTATGTCAGCATAGATTATGGGACACAGAATGCTACTGTGTTTTTACTATGGGGATTGTATGAAGGAAAATGGTATATAGTAAAGGAGTTTTATTATAGTGGCAGAAATGCAAGTATACAAAAATCAGATGTTGAATATTCTAAGGAACTAAAGAATTTCCTGGGAAATATTATTCCAATAAAAATAATAGTTGACCCAAGTGCTGCAAGTTTTATAACTCAATTAAGAGATGATGGATTTAAAAATGTTTTGAAAGCTAAGAATAATGTACTGGATGGAATAAGAACAGTTGCGAGTGCTTTAAATCTTGGAATATTTTATGTTAATGATATATGTAAGGAAACTTTAAAGGAGTTCAGTTCATACATTTGGGATCCAAAGAAGTTAGATTATGGAGTTGAAGAGGTATTAAAGGAGAAGGATCACTGCATGGATGCTATGAGATACTTTGTTTATACAATTTTAAGATATGATGTTGAATCTAACTATGATGATTCTGTTTATGAAAAAGGAAAAGGTGTTAATAGATTGAAAGTCAATGATGCTTATAGAAAAGGAGGGCAAATATTTTAA